Proteins encoded by one window of Electrophorus electricus isolate fEleEle1 chromosome 17, fEleEle1.pri, whole genome shotgun sequence:
- the nfkbil1 gene encoding NF-kappa-B inhibitor-like protein 1, with amino-acid sequence MVSRQQSRVLRYVRQGRVQKLGAYLRKHRRLQLNFSQGRRHRSLLHVACSQGDAAVLRVLLEHGADPLRPDRRGDTALHLAARRLRKHGTRDYNDVLLPLREYWPDALETPNHAGVTPRALLQGIRLVQGATPSEGSPQRADPEHEWREKLRAECQDEFSEMFGQYDDDFLRDDDEEEDFGNWAERIRREYVAKQQARAQRGGAYSRPRKAKHERAEEEEKEARRRREFHARQEKEHREYLERAARKHSETQQGRKTRYEERCAATFHSSASSSGADPTCMLGYDDIPWPAPRGSLDEMLAVMLHGADRSDVPAFRKLLRRQQALWHPDKFSQRCGRRLLERDRQTILDTVTALSQELNRLAQSLR; translated from the exons ATGGTGTCGCGACAGCAGAGCAGGGTTCTGCGCTACGTGCGGCAGGGGCGCGTGCAGAAGCTCGGGGCCTATCTGCGCAAGCACAGGCGTCTGCAGCTCAACTTCTCGCAGGGCAGGAGGCACAGGAGCCTTCTGCACGTAGCGTGCAGTCAGGGCGACGCCGCCGTGCTCAGAGTGCTACTGGAGCACGGGGCAGACCCGCTCCGCCCGGACCGCCGCGGGGACACCGCGCTGCACCTCGCCGCGAGGAGGCTGCGCAAGCACGGAACACGAG ATTACAATGACGTTCTGCTTCCTCTGCGCGAGTACTGGCCAGACGCGCTCGAGACGCCGAACCACGCCGGAGTCACCCCTCGCGCGCTGCTGCAGGGAATAAGGCTCGTGCAG GGGGCGACTCCCAGTGAAGGCTCTCCCCAGCGAGCAGATCCTGAGCACGAATGGAGGGAGAAACTGCGTGCTGAGTGCCAGGATGAGTTTTCCGAGATGTTTGGACAGTATGATG ATGATTTTCTTCgggatgatgatgaggaagaagacTTTGGAAACTGGGCGGAGCGGATCAGGCGGGAGTATGTGGCGAAGCAGCAGGCCAGAGCACAGAGGGGCGGAGCTTATTCACGCCCCAGGAAAGCAAAACATGAACGAgccgaggaggaggagaaagaagcgCGGCGCCGCAGGGAGTTCCACGCCAGGCAGGAGAAGGAGCACCGGGAATACCTGGAGCGTGCAGCCCGCAAACACAGCGAGACGCAACAGGGCCGGAAGACACGATACGAAGAGCGCTGTGCCGCAACCTTCCAcagctctgcctcctcctcGGGGGCGGACCCCACCTGCATGCTGGGATACGATGACATCCCCTGGCCGGCCCCACGCGGCTCTCTGGACGAGATGCTGGCGGTGATGTTGCATGGCGCAGACCGATCCGACGTTCCCGCCTTCCGGAAGCTTCTCAGAAGGCAGCAGGCTCTCTGGCACCCGGATAAGTTTTCCCAGCGGTGTGGCAGACGGCTGCTTGAGAGAGACCGGCAGACGATCCTGGATACGGTCACGGCCCTGTCTCAGGAGCTCAACAGACTGGCACAGAGCCTCCGCTGA
- the atp6v0a2a gene encoding V-type proton ATPase 116 kDa subunit a2 isoform X3 has translation MGACFRSEEMCLAQLFLQSGSAYDCISELGEMGLAEFRDLNPNVSPFQRRFVSEIKRCEEMERILGYLLREIRKANIAVPEPDVSPAAPAPKHVLEIMEQLQRLELELSEVAKNKETLRRNLLELTEYTHALRITRCFTHSRSRHEALGPQYEEFPSLETESAAGYTGMQRLGAKLGFISGLIQRVKVEAFERMLWRVCKGYTILSYAEVDESLADLDTGEISKNVVFLISFWGDQIGQKVQKICDCYHCHLYPHPETDEERADVMDSLKIRIQDLHNVLHRTEEYLKQVLQKASESAHCWVLQVTKMKAIYHILNLCSFDVTNKCLIAEVWCPVSDLTNLRRALEEGSRKGDATVPSFVNRIPSKDTPPTLLRSNKFTSGFQSIVEAYGVGDYREASPAPYTIITFPFLFAVMFGDVGHGVAMTLFALWMVLTEKNHKRRRSGNEMWRPFYEGRYIILMMGLFSCYTGLIYNDCFSKSLNIFGSGWNVKAMFREQQWTNETLQTNALLALDPNVSGVFTGPYPLGIDPIWNLAVNRLVFLNSYKMKMSVIIGVLHMSFGVVLSVFNHLVLIHFISMFLMQGNTTAPLYPGQAALQMFLVAVALLCVPVLLLGKPLYLYWLHHGGKSLGVHRVCGYERVRRLSEDDLSPSMGHDEEEGLDDPLGRETFPQEFDFGDVFLHQSIHTIEYCLGCISNTASYLRLWALSLAHAQLSEVLWAMVLRVALKISSRLGAVVLAPVFSVFALLTVSILMLMEGLSAFLHALRLHWVEFQNKFYSGTGVKFAPFDFSLLPSVFEQDGLL, from the exons ATGGGTGCATGCTTTCGGAGCGAAGAGATGTGCTTGGCGCAGCTGTTCCTGCAGTCCGGGTCGGCGTACGACTGCATCAGTGAGCTCGGAGAGATGGGTCTGGCCGAGTTCCGAGAT CTCAACCCCAACGTCAGCCCCTTCCAACGCCGCTTTGTCAGCGAGATCAAGAGGtgtgaggagatggagagaattcTGG GGTACCTCCTGAGAGAAATCAGAAAGGCGAACATCGCTGTTCCAGAACCTGACGTCAGTCCTGCGGCTCCTGCACCTAAACATGTCCTGGAGATCATG GAGCAGCTGCAGcggctggagctggagctcagCGAGGTAGCCAAGAACAAAGAGACGTTACGGCGGAACCTTCTGGAActcacagagtacacacacgcgcTGAGGATCACACGGTGCTTCACGCACAGCCGCTCCagg catgaGGCACTGGGTCCGCAGTATGAGGAGTTCCCTTCTCTGGAGACAGAGTCTGCGGCAGGCTACACTGGCATGCAGAGACTGGGGGCCAAACTGGG gttCATCTCAGGCCTGATCCAGCGAGTGAAGGTCGAGGCATTTGAGCGGATGTTGTGGAGGGTGTGTAAAGGCTACACCATACTCAGTTACGCTGAGGTGGACGAGAGTCTGGCAGACCTTGACACT GGGGAGATTAGTAAGAATGTGGTCTTCCTTATCTCTTTCTGGGGTGACCAGATTGGCCAGAAGGTTCAGAAGATCTGTGACTG ctacCACTGTCATCTCTACCCCCACCCAGAAACTGATGAAGAGAGAGCAGATGTAATGGACAGTCTGAAGATACGAATTCAGGACCTCCACAAC GTGCTCCACCGCACCGAGGAGTACCTGAAGCAGGTGCTCCAGAAGGCGTCCGAGTCTGCCCACTGCTGGGTGCTGCAGGTGACCAAGATGAAGGCCATCTACCACATCCTCAACCTCTGCAGCTTCGACGTCACCAACAAGTGTCTGATAGCCGAGGTGTGGTGTCCCGTCAGTGACCTGACCAACCTGCGGAGGGCGCTGGAGGAGGGTTCG agaaagggagacgcGACTGTCCCATCCTTTGTGAACCGCATCCCCAGTAAGGACACCCCGCCCACTCTTCTGAGGAGTAACAAGTTCACCTCAGGCTTCCAGAGCATCGTGGAGGCGTATGGCGTGGGGGACTACAGAGAAGCCAGCCCAG CCCCATATACCATAATCACCTTTCCCTTCCTGTTCGCGGTGATGTTCGGAGACGTGGGCCACGGTGTTGCCATGACACTCTTCGCCTTGTGGATGGTGCTGACTGAGAAGAACCATAAAAGAAGACGCTCAGGAAATGAG ATGTGGAGGCCATTTTATGAGGGCCGGTACATTATCCTGATGATGGGTTTGTTCTCCTGCTACACGGGACTCATCTACAATGACTGTTTCTCCAAATCCCTCAACATCTTTGGATCTGGCTGGAACGTCAAGGCCATGTTCAGGGAGCAGCAGTGGAC GAATGAAACTTTACAGACGAACGCACTCCTTGCTCTTGATCCCAACGTGTCTGGAGTCTTCACCGGACCCTACCCGCTGGGCATCGACCCA ATATGGAACCTGGCGGTGAACCGGCTAGTCTTCCTCAACTCCTACAAGATGAAGATGTCTGTGATCATCGGGGTCCTGCACATGAGCTTTGGCGTGGTGCTTAGTGTTTTTAACCATCT CGTGCTCATCCACTTCATTAGCATGTTCCTGATGCAGGGGAACACCACTGCCCCACTTTACCCTGgtcag GCAGCACTGCAAATGTTCCTGGTAGCTGTCGCCCTGCTGTGTGTTCCAGTGCTGTTGCTAGGGAAACCACTTTACCTCTACTGGTTGCATCATGGTGGCAAAAGCCTAGGTGTCCAcagggtgtgt GGCTATGAGAGGGTTCGGCGTCTGAGCGAGGATGATCTCTCGCCCTCCATGGGCCATGACGAAGAGGAAGGTCTCGATGATCCACTCGGCCGTGAGACTTTTCCACAGGAG TTTGATTTTGGAGATGTGTTCCTGCATCAGTCTATCCACACTATAGAATACTGCCTGGGCTGCATCTCCAACACAGCGTCATACCTGCGTCTGTGGGCCCTCAGTCTGGCTCATGCCC agctgtCGGAGGTGCTGTGGGCGATGGTGTTGCGTGTAGCTCTGAAGATCAGCTCCAGGCTGGGTGCTGTAGTCCTGGCTCCTGTCTTCAGTGTCTTCGCCCTGCTCACTGTCTCCATCCTCATGCTCATGGAGGGACTCTCCGCCTTCCTGCACGCGCTGCGTCTGCACTG GGTGGAGTTTCAGAATAAATTCTACAGTGGAACGGGTGTCAAATTTGCCCCATTTGACTTCTCACTCCTGCCCTCTGTCTTCGAGCAAGATGGTTTACTGTGA
- the atp6v0a2a gene encoding V-type proton ATPase 116 kDa subunit a2 isoform X2 translates to MGACFRSEEMCLAQLFLQSGSAYDCISELGEMGLAEFRDLNPNVSPFQRRFVSEIKRCEEMERILGYLLREIRKANIAVPEPDVSPAAPAPKHVLEIMEQLQRLELELSEVAKNKETLRRNLLELTEYTHALRITRCFTHSRSRHEALGPQYEEFPSLETESAAGYTGMQRLGAKLGFISGLIQRVKVEAFERMLWRVCKGYTILSYAEVDESLADLDTGEISKNVVFLISFWGDQIGQKVQKICDCYHCHLYPHPETDEERADVMDSLKIRIQDLHNVLHRTEEYLKQVLQKASESAHCWVLQVTKMKAIYHILNLCSFDVTNKCLIAEVWCPVSDLTNLRRALEEGSRKGDATVPSFVNRIPSKDTPPTLLRSNKFTSGFQSIVEAYGVGDYREASPAPYTIITFPFLFAVMFGDVGHGVAMTLFALWMVLTEKNHKRRRSGNEMWRPFYEGRYIILMMGLFSCYTGLIYNDCFSKSLNIFGSGWNVKAMFREQQWTNETLQTNALLALDPNVSGVFTGPYPLGIDPIWNLAVNRLVFLNSYKMKMSVIIGVLHMSFGVVLSVFNHLHFRQKFKLYLLFLPELLFLLCLFGYLVFMIFYKWLAFSSADSRTAPSVLIHFISMFLMQGNTTAPLYPGQAALQMFLVAVALLCVPVLLLGKPLYLYWLHHGGKSLGVHRGYERVRRLSEDDLSPSMGHDEEEGLDDPLGRETFPQEFDFGDVFLHQSIHTIEYCLGCISNTASYLRLWALSLAHAQLSEVLWAMVLRVALKISSRLGAVVLAPVFSVFALLTVSILMLMEGLSAFLHALRLHWVEFQNKFYSGTGVKFAPFDFSLLPSVFEQDGLL, encoded by the exons ATGGGTGCATGCTTTCGGAGCGAAGAGATGTGCTTGGCGCAGCTGTTCCTGCAGTCCGGGTCGGCGTACGACTGCATCAGTGAGCTCGGAGAGATGGGTCTGGCCGAGTTCCGAGAT CTCAACCCCAACGTCAGCCCCTTCCAACGCCGCTTTGTCAGCGAGATCAAGAGGtgtgaggagatggagagaattcTGG GGTACCTCCTGAGAGAAATCAGAAAGGCGAACATCGCTGTTCCAGAACCTGACGTCAGTCCTGCGGCTCCTGCACCTAAACATGTCCTGGAGATCATG GAGCAGCTGCAGcggctggagctggagctcagCGAGGTAGCCAAGAACAAAGAGACGTTACGGCGGAACCTTCTGGAActcacagagtacacacacgcgcTGAGGATCACACGGTGCTTCACGCACAGCCGCTCCagg catgaGGCACTGGGTCCGCAGTATGAGGAGTTCCCTTCTCTGGAGACAGAGTCTGCGGCAGGCTACACTGGCATGCAGAGACTGGGGGCCAAACTGGG gttCATCTCAGGCCTGATCCAGCGAGTGAAGGTCGAGGCATTTGAGCGGATGTTGTGGAGGGTGTGTAAAGGCTACACCATACTCAGTTACGCTGAGGTGGACGAGAGTCTGGCAGACCTTGACACT GGGGAGATTAGTAAGAATGTGGTCTTCCTTATCTCTTTCTGGGGTGACCAGATTGGCCAGAAGGTTCAGAAGATCTGTGACTG ctacCACTGTCATCTCTACCCCCACCCAGAAACTGATGAAGAGAGAGCAGATGTAATGGACAGTCTGAAGATACGAATTCAGGACCTCCACAAC GTGCTCCACCGCACCGAGGAGTACCTGAAGCAGGTGCTCCAGAAGGCGTCCGAGTCTGCCCACTGCTGGGTGCTGCAGGTGACCAAGATGAAGGCCATCTACCACATCCTCAACCTCTGCAGCTTCGACGTCACCAACAAGTGTCTGATAGCCGAGGTGTGGTGTCCCGTCAGTGACCTGACCAACCTGCGGAGGGCGCTGGAGGAGGGTTCG agaaagggagacgcGACTGTCCCATCCTTTGTGAACCGCATCCCCAGTAAGGACACCCCGCCCACTCTTCTGAGGAGTAACAAGTTCACCTCAGGCTTCCAGAGCATCGTGGAGGCGTATGGCGTGGGGGACTACAGAGAAGCCAGCCCAG CCCCATATACCATAATCACCTTTCCCTTCCTGTTCGCGGTGATGTTCGGAGACGTGGGCCACGGTGTTGCCATGACACTCTTCGCCTTGTGGATGGTGCTGACTGAGAAGAACCATAAAAGAAGACGCTCAGGAAATGAG ATGTGGAGGCCATTTTATGAGGGCCGGTACATTATCCTGATGATGGGTTTGTTCTCCTGCTACACGGGACTCATCTACAATGACTGTTTCTCCAAATCCCTCAACATCTTTGGATCTGGCTGGAACGTCAAGGCCATGTTCAGGGAGCAGCAGTGGAC GAATGAAACTTTACAGACGAACGCACTCCTTGCTCTTGATCCCAACGTGTCTGGAGTCTTCACCGGACCCTACCCGCTGGGCATCGACCCA ATATGGAACCTGGCGGTGAACCGGCTAGTCTTCCTCAACTCCTACAAGATGAAGATGTCTGTGATCATCGGGGTCCTGCACATGAGCTTTGGCGTGGTGCTTAGTGTTTTTAACCATCT GCACTTCAGGCAGAAGTTTAAGCTCTACCTGCTGTTTTTACCTGAGCTGCTCTTCCTGCTGTGTCTCTTTGGCTACCTGGTCTTCATGATCTTCTACAAATGGCTGGCGTTCTCCTCGGCTGATTCACGCACTGCTCCCAGCGTGCTCATCCACTTCATTAGCATGTTCCTGATGCAGGGGAACACCACTGCCCCACTTTACCCTGgtcag GCAGCACTGCAAATGTTCCTGGTAGCTGTCGCCCTGCTGTGTGTTCCAGTGCTGTTGCTAGGGAAACCACTTTACCTCTACTGGTTGCATCATGGTGGCAAAAGCCTAGGTGTCCAcagg GGCTATGAGAGGGTTCGGCGTCTGAGCGAGGATGATCTCTCGCCCTCCATGGGCCATGACGAAGAGGAAGGTCTCGATGATCCACTCGGCCGTGAGACTTTTCCACAGGAG TTTGATTTTGGAGATGTGTTCCTGCATCAGTCTATCCACACTATAGAATACTGCCTGGGCTGCATCTCCAACACAGCGTCATACCTGCGTCTGTGGGCCCTCAGTCTGGCTCATGCCC agctgtCGGAGGTGCTGTGGGCGATGGTGTTGCGTGTAGCTCTGAAGATCAGCTCCAGGCTGGGTGCTGTAGTCCTGGCTCCTGTCTTCAGTGTCTTCGCCCTGCTCACTGTCTCCATCCTCATGCTCATGGAGGGACTCTCCGCCTTCCTGCACGCGCTGCGTCTGCACTG GGTGGAGTTTCAGAATAAATTCTACAGTGGAACGGGTGTCAAATTTGCCCCATTTGACTTCTCACTCCTGCCCTCTGTCTTCGAGCAAGATGGTTTACTGTGA
- the atp6v0a2a gene encoding V-type proton ATPase 116 kDa subunit a2 isoform X1: MGACFRSEEMCLAQLFLQSGSAYDCISELGEMGLAEFRDLNPNVSPFQRRFVSEIKRCEEMERILGYLLREIRKANIAVPEPDVSPAAPAPKHVLEIMEQLQRLELELSEVAKNKETLRRNLLELTEYTHALRITRCFTHSRSRHEALGPQYEEFPSLETESAAGYTGMQRLGAKLGFISGLIQRVKVEAFERMLWRVCKGYTILSYAEVDESLADLDTGEISKNVVFLISFWGDQIGQKVQKICDCYHCHLYPHPETDEERADVMDSLKIRIQDLHNVLHRTEEYLKQVLQKASESAHCWVLQVTKMKAIYHILNLCSFDVTNKCLIAEVWCPVSDLTNLRRALEEGSRKGDATVPSFVNRIPSKDTPPTLLRSNKFTSGFQSIVEAYGVGDYREASPAPYTIITFPFLFAVMFGDVGHGVAMTLFALWMVLTEKNHKRRRSGNEMWRPFYEGRYIILMMGLFSCYTGLIYNDCFSKSLNIFGSGWNVKAMFREQQWTNETLQTNALLALDPNVSGVFTGPYPLGIDPIWNLAVNRLVFLNSYKMKMSVIIGVLHMSFGVVLSVFNHLHFRQKFKLYLLFLPELLFLLCLFGYLVFMIFYKWLAFSSADSRTAPSVLIHFISMFLMQGNTTAPLYPGQAALQMFLVAVALLCVPVLLLGKPLYLYWLHHGGKSLGVHRVCGYERVRRLSEDDLSPSMGHDEEEGLDDPLGRETFPQEFDFGDVFLHQSIHTIEYCLGCISNTASYLRLWALSLAHAQLSEVLWAMVLRVALKISSRLGAVVLAPVFSVFALLTVSILMLMEGLSAFLHALRLHWVEFQNKFYSGTGVKFAPFDFSLLPSVFEQDGLL, translated from the exons ATGGGTGCATGCTTTCGGAGCGAAGAGATGTGCTTGGCGCAGCTGTTCCTGCAGTCCGGGTCGGCGTACGACTGCATCAGTGAGCTCGGAGAGATGGGTCTGGCCGAGTTCCGAGAT CTCAACCCCAACGTCAGCCCCTTCCAACGCCGCTTTGTCAGCGAGATCAAGAGGtgtgaggagatggagagaattcTGG GGTACCTCCTGAGAGAAATCAGAAAGGCGAACATCGCTGTTCCAGAACCTGACGTCAGTCCTGCGGCTCCTGCACCTAAACATGTCCTGGAGATCATG GAGCAGCTGCAGcggctggagctggagctcagCGAGGTAGCCAAGAACAAAGAGACGTTACGGCGGAACCTTCTGGAActcacagagtacacacacgcgcTGAGGATCACACGGTGCTTCACGCACAGCCGCTCCagg catgaGGCACTGGGTCCGCAGTATGAGGAGTTCCCTTCTCTGGAGACAGAGTCTGCGGCAGGCTACACTGGCATGCAGAGACTGGGGGCCAAACTGGG gttCATCTCAGGCCTGATCCAGCGAGTGAAGGTCGAGGCATTTGAGCGGATGTTGTGGAGGGTGTGTAAAGGCTACACCATACTCAGTTACGCTGAGGTGGACGAGAGTCTGGCAGACCTTGACACT GGGGAGATTAGTAAGAATGTGGTCTTCCTTATCTCTTTCTGGGGTGACCAGATTGGCCAGAAGGTTCAGAAGATCTGTGACTG ctacCACTGTCATCTCTACCCCCACCCAGAAACTGATGAAGAGAGAGCAGATGTAATGGACAGTCTGAAGATACGAATTCAGGACCTCCACAAC GTGCTCCACCGCACCGAGGAGTACCTGAAGCAGGTGCTCCAGAAGGCGTCCGAGTCTGCCCACTGCTGGGTGCTGCAGGTGACCAAGATGAAGGCCATCTACCACATCCTCAACCTCTGCAGCTTCGACGTCACCAACAAGTGTCTGATAGCCGAGGTGTGGTGTCCCGTCAGTGACCTGACCAACCTGCGGAGGGCGCTGGAGGAGGGTTCG agaaagggagacgcGACTGTCCCATCCTTTGTGAACCGCATCCCCAGTAAGGACACCCCGCCCACTCTTCTGAGGAGTAACAAGTTCACCTCAGGCTTCCAGAGCATCGTGGAGGCGTATGGCGTGGGGGACTACAGAGAAGCCAGCCCAG CCCCATATACCATAATCACCTTTCCCTTCCTGTTCGCGGTGATGTTCGGAGACGTGGGCCACGGTGTTGCCATGACACTCTTCGCCTTGTGGATGGTGCTGACTGAGAAGAACCATAAAAGAAGACGCTCAGGAAATGAG ATGTGGAGGCCATTTTATGAGGGCCGGTACATTATCCTGATGATGGGTTTGTTCTCCTGCTACACGGGACTCATCTACAATGACTGTTTCTCCAAATCCCTCAACATCTTTGGATCTGGCTGGAACGTCAAGGCCATGTTCAGGGAGCAGCAGTGGAC GAATGAAACTTTACAGACGAACGCACTCCTTGCTCTTGATCCCAACGTGTCTGGAGTCTTCACCGGACCCTACCCGCTGGGCATCGACCCA ATATGGAACCTGGCGGTGAACCGGCTAGTCTTCCTCAACTCCTACAAGATGAAGATGTCTGTGATCATCGGGGTCCTGCACATGAGCTTTGGCGTGGTGCTTAGTGTTTTTAACCATCT GCACTTCAGGCAGAAGTTTAAGCTCTACCTGCTGTTTTTACCTGAGCTGCTCTTCCTGCTGTGTCTCTTTGGCTACCTGGTCTTCATGATCTTCTACAAATGGCTGGCGTTCTCCTCGGCTGATTCACGCACTGCTCCCAGCGTGCTCATCCACTTCATTAGCATGTTCCTGATGCAGGGGAACACCACTGCCCCACTTTACCCTGgtcag GCAGCACTGCAAATGTTCCTGGTAGCTGTCGCCCTGCTGTGTGTTCCAGTGCTGTTGCTAGGGAAACCACTTTACCTCTACTGGTTGCATCATGGTGGCAAAAGCCTAGGTGTCCAcagggtgtgt GGCTATGAGAGGGTTCGGCGTCTGAGCGAGGATGATCTCTCGCCCTCCATGGGCCATGACGAAGAGGAAGGTCTCGATGATCCACTCGGCCGTGAGACTTTTCCACAGGAG TTTGATTTTGGAGATGTGTTCCTGCATCAGTCTATCCACACTATAGAATACTGCCTGGGCTGCATCTCCAACACAGCGTCATACCTGCGTCTGTGGGCCCTCAGTCTGGCTCATGCCC agctgtCGGAGGTGCTGTGGGCGATGGTGTTGCGTGTAGCTCTGAAGATCAGCTCCAGGCTGGGTGCTGTAGTCCTGGCTCCTGTCTTCAGTGTCTTCGCCCTGCTCACTGTCTCCATCCTCATGCTCATGGAGGGACTCTCCGCCTTCCTGCACGCGCTGCGTCTGCACTG GGTGGAGTTTCAGAATAAATTCTACAGTGGAACGGGTGTCAAATTTGCCCCATTTGACTTCTCACTCCTGCCCTCTGTCTTCGAGCAAGATGGTTTACTGTGA